Proteins found in one Sulfolobales archaeon genomic segment:
- a CDS encoding CoB--CoM heterodisulfide reductase iron-sulfur subunit A family protein — protein MPDEPRIGVYVCHCGTNIAGLVDVKEVVKYSTTLPNVVIARDYMFMCSEPGQELIVNDIKEYNLNRVVVAACSPALHEVTFRNAVMRGGLNPYLFEMVNIREHCSWAHTDRREATEKAKDLIRMAVAKAALLEPLEEAKVGVVRNALVIGGGAAGIRSALELARAGFNVYLVERKHALGGHTARIPLIRYLGVRGDELVKSAINELAKTPSVRVYVNSEIESVEGSAGSFKVRIRIKPRRVNSKCTLCGECVKVCPVEVPNEYEYGIMKRRAIYIPFEGAYPPIYAIDLEACTLCGECVKVCPAKAIDLSEQERVEEVEVGVIILATGYDPYDPEKGELGYGLSSKVITLFQLHRLLDEKGVTRGRLVVDGSMPKRITFISCVGSLKTTPRSYEFCSRMCCSAMLSAAIKILEQMPDASIYILHKDIRTYGYDEDIYWKALEKGVRFVRYRETPEVRVQDGDIRVYVRDITINEYLEIPSDLVVLVVGMAPGKYLRQVLDVIRVGCGEEGFVNEAHLKLRPVEAASRGIFLAGAVTGPKSVIESIIHGSAAASRALSILSKDIIAGEAQIAAVNEDLCSGCRVCIGMCPYNAISLKQVDSRTIASVNPLLCAGCGTCAAACPSGAMQQRGFKDVQLIAQVRAFKG, from the coding sequence ATGCCCGATGAGCCTAGAATAGGAGTGTATGTATGTCATTGTGGGACTAATATAGCTGGGCTTGTTGATGTTAAAGAAGTTGTTAAATACTCTACAACACTACCAAATGTTGTTATAGCTAGAGACTACATGTTCATGTGCTCAGAACCAGGGCAGGAGCTCATTGTAAATGATATTAAAGAGTATAATTTGAATAGAGTGGTTGTCGCAGCATGTTCTCCAGCTCTTCACGAGGTAACATTTAGGAATGCAGTTATGAGAGGTGGATTAAATCCGTATCTATTCGAGATGGTTAATATTAGAGAGCATTGTTCATGGGCTCATACTGATAGGAGAGAGGCTACAGAAAAAGCTAAGGATTTAATTAGAATGGCTGTAGCTAAGGCAGCCTTACTAGAGCCTTTGGAAGAGGCTAAGGTCGGTGTAGTTAGAAATGCACTAGTAATCGGAGGAGGTGCTGCTGGAATTAGGAGCGCTCTTGAACTAGCTAGAGCAGGATTTAATGTGTACTTAGTTGAGAGGAAACATGCGCTAGGAGGTCACACGGCTAGGATCCCCTTAATAAGATATCTAGGGGTTAGAGGTGATGAACTCGTAAAATCAGCTATTAATGAACTGGCTAAGACTCCAAGTGTAAGGGTTTATGTGAATTCTGAGATAGAATCTGTTGAAGGTTCAGCTGGGAGTTTTAAGGTTAGGATTAGGATTAAACCGAGACGTGTTAATTCAAAATGTACTCTCTGTGGTGAGTGTGTTAAGGTGTGTCCTGTTGAAGTACCTAATGAGTATGAGTATGGTATCATGAAGAGGAGAGCGATCTACATACCCTTTGAGGGAGCATACCCACCTATATACGCGATCGACCTAGAAGCATGTACTCTCTGTGGTGAGTGTGTTAAAGTATGCCCTGCTAAAGCCATAGATTTATCAGAACAGGAGCGTGTCGAGGAGGTTGAGGTTGGAGTTATAATCCTAGCTACAGGATATGATCCTTATGATCCTGAGAAGGGTGAGCTAGGTTATGGGTTAAGTAGTAAGGTTATTACATTATTCCAGCTACATAGACTTCTCGATGAGAAGGGGGTTACTAGGGGGAGGCTTGTAGTAGATGGTAGCATGCCTAAGAGAATAACTTTCATATCATGTGTCGGGTCTCTAAAGACTACACCTAGATCTTATGAATTCTGCTCTAGAATGTGTTGCTCAGCTATGTTATCAGCTGCTATTAAGATCTTAGAGCAGATGCCAGATGCTTCAATATATATTCTTCACAAGGATATAAGAACCTACGGCTATGATGAAGATATTTATTGGAAGGCTTTAGAGAAAGGTGTTAGATTTGTTAGATATAGGGAGACTCCAGAGGTTAGAGTTCAAGATGGAGATATTAGAGTCTATGTACGTGATATAACTATTAACGAGTACTTAGAGATACCCTCAGACTTAGTCGTGCTAGTTGTAGGTATGGCTCCAGGAAAGTATTTGAGACAAGTATTAGATGTTATCAGGGTAGGCTGTGGAGAAGAAGGATTTGTAAATGAAGCACATCTAAAGCTCAGACCGGTAGAGGCTGCGAGTAGAGGAATATTCTTAGCTGGAGCTGTGACTGGTCCTAAGAGTGTTATTGAGAGTATAATTCATGGAAGTGCTGCAGCTTCAAGAGCGTTATCGATTCTTAGTAAAGATATAATAGCTGGCGAGGCTCAGATAGCAGCTGTTAATGAGGATCTATGTAGCGGATGTAGAGTATGCATAGGCATGTGTCCTTATAACGCTATATCACTTAAGCAAGTAGATAGTAGGACTATAGCCTCAGTCAACCCCCTTCTATGTGCTGGATGTGGTACTTGTGCTGCGGCATGCCCCTCTGGAGCTATGCAGCAGAGAGGATTTAAAGATGTACAGCTTATTGCTCAAGTAAGAGCATTCAAAGGGTGA
- a CDS encoding hydrogenase maturation protease produces the protein MASNMKTRGDRKILFLGNSIFLEDKIGLVIGSLLRGDLEKRGFEVEILERSWISLLDIISGVKELIIVDSIIVDNPDDIGRVHLIDPKDFYGSHVKAPHSLSLADVLRILEVYNLEPPEKIYVIGIGISDTQTLSEELSDTLKNKISEICSDVIKIIDSIYTSNSSRKSERML, from the coding sequence ATGGCATCAAATATGAAAACTAGAGGAGATAGAAAAATTCTTTTTCTAGGTAATAGTATTTTTCTTGAAGATAAAATAGGGTTAGTAATAGGATCACTGCTAAGAGGAGATCTAGAGAAGAGAGGCTTTGAAGTAGAGATACTAGAGAGATCCTGGATATCTCTACTAGATATTATTAGTGGTGTTAAGGAGTTGATCATAGTAGATAGTATTATCGTTGACAATCCAGATGATATTGGTAGAGTACATCTTATAGATCCTAAAGATTTCTATGGAAGTCATGTAAAAGCTCCTCACTCCTTAAGCCTTGCAGATGTACTAAGAATCCTTGAAGTATATAATCTAGAGCCTCCCGAGAAGATATATGTTATAGGTATCGGTATAAGTGATACTCAGACTCTCTCAGAAGAGCTTTCGGATACGCTTAAAAATAAGATCTCAGAGATATGTAGTGATGTGATCAAGATAATAGACTCTATATATACATCAAATAGCAGTAGAAAATCTGAGAGGATGTTATAG
- a CDS encoding GNAT family N-acetyltransferase, with amino-acid sequence MNTSENLVGLYHRDFTRLALLREHMGFWHYFFASAVEKIGGGIVDLILSSERRLVGQGVFYKIATPEIILGVIYYLVIGREFRGKGFGRILLATLEEILSWEDAEIFIASTTLDNEASRRLFRSLDYKEFSWKDLYKLLGSEETEILRKALCSYEDDLIMIRFEKRDIKDLKKALNKENTSRKTIERIWREICYTPWLRLRRS; translated from the coding sequence TTGTATCACAGAGACTTCACAAGACTAGCTCTACTGAGAGAACACATGGGATTCTGGCACTACTTCTTCGCATCCGCAGTCGAGAAGATCGGAGGAGGCATTGTAGATCTAATCCTCTCCAGCGAGAGAAGACTAGTAGGTCAAGGAGTATTCTACAAGATAGCAACACCAGAAATAATCCTAGGAGTCATATACTACCTGGTCATCGGAAGAGAATTCAGAGGAAAAGGCTTTGGAAGAATCCTGCTAGCAACTCTAGAAGAGATCTTATCATGGGAAGATGCCGAGATCTTCATCGCATCAACCACTCTAGATAACGAAGCTTCAAGAAGACTCTTCAGATCTCTAGACTACAAAGAATTCTCCTGGAAGGATCTATACAAACTACTAGGATCCGAAGAAACCGAGATACTTAGAAAAGCTTTATGCAGCTATGAAGATGATCTTATCATGATCAGATTTGAAAAAAGAGATATAAAAGATCTGAAGAAAGCTCTCAACAAGGAGAACACCTCCAGAAAAACCATAGAGAGAATCTGGAGAGAAATATGCTACACACCATGGCTCAGACTAAGAAGATCCTAG
- a CDS encoding hydrogenase iron-sulfur subunit, with protein sequence MGERFEPKILMFACNWCAYAAADLAGTSRMKYPPNIRIIRVMCSGRVDPQLVLEAFANGADGVIIAGCRPGDCHYIEGNYKALRRAILLRKLLEQLGVESERFRLEWIAASDAKKLIEVAQDMVEKIRKLGPLKVVREVGKIE encoded by the coding sequence ATGGGTGAGAGATTCGAGCCTAAAATCTTGATGTTTGCATGTAATTGGTGCGCTTATGCAGCGGCAGACCTAGCTGGGACTAGCAGGATGAAGTATCCACCTAATATAAGAATTATAAGAGTTATGTGTTCTGGTAGAGTAGATCCTCAACTTGTATTAGAAGCTTTCGCTAATGGAGCTGATGGTGTTATTATTGCTGGTTGTAGACCTGGAGACTGCCACTATATAGAGGGCAACTATAAAGCTCTTAGAAGAGCAATTCTACTGAGAAAACTTTTAGAACAGTTGGGTGTGGAATCTGAGAGGTTTAGGCTGGAGTGGATAGCGGCTTCAGATGCTAAGAAACTTATTGAAGTAGCTCAGGATATGGTTGAGAAGATTAGAAAACTAGGACCTCTTAAGGTGGTGAGAGAGGTGGGAAAGATTGAGTGA
- a CDS encoding P-loop NTPase, producing MSNMIDPRIHVIRERLSSIRTIIPVLGFKGGVGKTTIASLLALSLSEHGYRVGLIDMDFTNPTLHIVLGVDIEIIKPVEEKGIIPPRIDSLRLITLAYYTKGNPTPLRGRELDEVFKEILSITIWRDTDILIVDPPPTFTDVNLNIIKFMKDLTRPLIISNTSILSIQPTRNLVKVLRELSIEPIGLIFNMSIGDKDLEERLLSELRNENIRVLGILRLDTSLEKAYGSISLLKQTSLYKDIHSKIVSSIVKHL from the coding sequence ATGAGCAACATGATAGATCCTAGAATACATGTGATTAGAGAGAGATTAAGTAGTATTAGAACTATAATACCTGTTCTAGGTTTTAAGGGAGGTGTTGGTAAAACTACTATAGCATCTCTCCTAGCTCTCTCTCTAAGCGAGCATGGTTATAGAGTTGGATTAATAGATATGGATTTTACAAATCCAACACTACACATAGTACTAGGTGTAGATATTGAGATTATTAAACCTGTTGAGGAGAAAGGTATTATACCTCCACGTATAGACAGCTTAAGACTTATTACATTAGCGTATTATACTAAAGGTAACCCAACACCTCTCAGAGGTAGAGAGTTAGATGAAGTTTTCAAAGAAATACTATCAATAACTATATGGAGAGACACTGATATCTTAATAGTAGATCCTCCACCAACATTCACAGATGTTAACCTAAATATCATCAAATTTATGAAGGATTTGACCAGACCGTTAATTATTTCAAATACAAGTATTCTCTCAATTCAGCCTACACGAAACTTGGTAAAGGTTCTCAGAGAACTCTCGATAGAACCTATAGGTTTGATATTTAATATGAGCATTGGTGATAAAGATCTTGAGGAGAGATTATTAAGTGAGCTGAGAAACGAAAATATTAGAGTTCTAGGTATACTCAGACTTGATACTTCATTGGAAAAAGCTTATGGCAGTATCTCACTGCTAAAACAAACCAGCTTGTATAAGGATATTCATAGTAAGATTGTATCGAGTATTGTGAAGCACCTGTGA
- a CDS encoding M14 family zinc carboxypeptidase encodes MSHEALDVIGRVLEGVPDFRGFMTFKELEDSTDMLAREYRDVVRVVDAGSSRCGERIRALIIGRGSKTALLFGAPHPNEPIGTLTLEYLARVLASDEELRKLYNYTWVVVKAVDVDGLRMNEGWFKKPFTIETYAENYYRPAGNVQIEWSFPIRYKMYSFENPTPGTRALMNLIDRYRPDFIYSLHNAGFGGVYYYISAEAPLLYPIFQLYPRTLGIPLSLGEPEVPWARTLSRAVYMMVSVKDYYDFLESQGLNPAEVIRHGGSSYDYARELNPSVVELVTEVPYLYDPRIEDVSESDIIRRDAVLESIKWREEIYSFIRDIWSRIQELKRGVDICSEAGLLIESIEYFIETAPKAIEAERRWALKDPGLSRRATIAEVFDSLYIRRFYSLLLVGMMRRLLRILEEESGVGELRRVGEEVDMRFKEILEFLEKERRYSVIDISKLVKIQLAAGLYTALYVQILSHY; translated from the coding sequence ATGTCTCATGAGGCTCTAGATGTGATAGGTAGAGTTCTAGAGGGTGTGCCTGATTTCAGAGGTTTTATGACGTTTAAAGAGCTTGAGGATTCCACGGATATGCTAGCTAGAGAGTATAGAGATGTTGTTAGAGTGGTAGATGCTGGAAGTAGTAGATGTGGTGAGAGGATTAGAGCTCTGATCATAGGTAGAGGTTCTAAAACCGCGCTTCTCTTCGGAGCACCACATCCTAATGAGCCTATTGGAACTCTTACTCTCGAGTACTTAGCAAGGGTTCTGGCATCTGATGAGGAGCTTAGAAAGCTTTATAACTATACATGGGTTGTTGTTAAAGCTGTAGATGTTGATGGGCTGAGGATGAATGAAGGCTGGTTTAAGAAGCCTTTTACGATAGAGACTTATGCTGAGAACTACTACAGACCTGCTGGTAATGTTCAGATTGAGTGGAGTTTTCCTATAAGGTATAAGATGTATTCATTTGAGAATCCTACTCCGGGGACTAGAGCTCTAATGAATCTAATAGATCGGTATAGACCTGATTTTATATATAGTCTTCATAACGCAGGTTTTGGAGGAGTATACTACTATATATCAGCTGAGGCACCACTGCTATATCCTATATTTCAGCTCTACCCTAGAACTCTTGGAATACCATTAAGTCTTGGAGAACCTGAGGTTCCATGGGCTCGTACTCTCTCGAGAGCTGTATATATGATGGTTTCTGTGAAAGACTACTACGACTTTCTAGAATCCCAGGGATTGAATCCTGCTGAAGTTATAAGACATGGTGGTAGTAGCTATGATTATGCTAGAGAGTTGAATCCATCTGTTGTAGAGCTTGTGACAGAAGTACCATATCTATACGATCCTAGGATCGAGGATGTAAGTGAGTCGGATATTATAAGAAGAGATGCTGTTCTCGAGTCTATAAAATGGAGGGAAGAGATCTACAGTTTTATTAGAGATATCTGGAGTAGAATTCAAGAGTTAAAGAGAGGTGTGGATATATGTTCAGAAGCAGGACTGCTGATAGAATCAATAGAATACTTTATAGAGACAGCTCCTAAAGCTATTGAAGCTGAGAGAAGATGGGCTTTAAAAGATCCAGGTCTTTCTAGGAGAGCGACAATAGCTGAGGTTTTCGACAGCCTATACATAAGAAGATTCTATTCGCTTCTCCTAGTAGGAATGATGCGAAGACTGCTGAGAATACTTGAGGAGGAGAGTGGAGTAGGAGAGCTGAGGAGAGTGGGTGAGGAGGTTGATATGAGGTTTAAAGAGATTCTTGAATTCCTCGAGAAAGAGAGAAGATATAGTGTTATAGATATCAGTAAACTTGTTAAGATCCAGTTAGCAGCAGGATTATACACGGCATTATATGTGCAGATCTTATCTCATTATTAG
- a CDS encoding CoB--CoM heterodisulfide reductase iron-sulfur subunit A family protein: MSSGEILVVGGGIAGIQAAIDLAEMGFKVYLVERKPSIGGRMAQLDKTFPTLDCASCILTPKMAEVARNPNIKIISNAEVISLTREKNGVFKAIIKKYPRYVDETKCTGCSTCVEKCPAKDKLGAPDEFNEGLSMRKAIYIPFPQAVPLKAIIDPSICLYFKLKSCRLCEKVCPSGAVNFNDTEKIIQLYVNAVIVATGYRFVDPKHPALSLYGYGRYPNVYTNIEFERLLDARGPTGGVLLRRSDKKHPKRIVFIQCVGSRDYRINPYCSAYCCMASIKQAILAKEHEPDVDIAILYMDIRAFGKRFQEFYERAIEEFKIKFIRGRPAKIIEDEKTKNLIIAYEDTLKGTIEKIEADMVVLALGIVPNTPAFLADLGLVEGGRPKTLDPQDPIATPIEGIYMAGTITGPKDIPDSVAQGSAAAVRAATYAISRREVAAYAR, encoded by the coding sequence ATGAGTAGTGGTGAGATTTTAGTTGTTGGCGGAGGTATAGCTGGAATCCAGGCTGCCATAGATCTTGCAGAGATGGGATTTAAGGTCTATCTTGTTGAGAGGAAGCCTAGCATAGGAGGTAGGATGGCTCAGCTGGATAAGACATTTCCAACTCTAGACTGTGCTTCATGTATTCTAACTCCTAAAATGGCTGAGGTTGCTAGGAATCCTAATATAAAGATTATATCTAATGCCGAGGTTATTAGTCTAACAAGAGAGAAAAATGGAGTGTTTAAAGCTATCATTAAGAAGTATCCCAGATATGTTGATGAAACTAAGTGCACTGGGTGTAGTACTTGTGTTGAGAAATGCCCTGCTAAGGATAAACTAGGAGCTCCAGACGAGTTTAATGAAGGTCTATCAATGAGGAAAGCTATCTACATACCCTTCCCCCAGGCTGTCCCATTAAAAGCTATAATAGATCCCAGCATATGTCTGTATTTTAAGCTTAAATCATGTAGACTCTGCGAGAAGGTATGCCCTAGTGGAGCAGTAAACTTTAATGATACAGAGAAGATTATACAATTATATGTTAATGCTGTAATAGTAGCTACAGGATATAGATTTGTAGATCCTAAGCATCCAGCACTCTCACTCTATGGTTACGGTAGGTATCCTAATGTTTATACTAATATCGAGTTTGAGAGATTACTAGATGCTAGAGGACCTACTGGAGGTGTGTTATTAAGGAGATCTGATAAAAAGCATCCTAAGAGGATAGTATTTATCCAGTGTGTAGGCTCTAGAGATTATAGGATTAACCCATACTGCTCAGCATATTGTTGTATGGCGTCGATAAAGCAGGCTATCCTAGCTAAAGAGCATGAACCAGATGTTGATATAGCAATTCTGTATATGGATATAAGAGCTTTTGGTAAAAGATTTCAGGAGTTCTATGAGAGAGCTATTGAAGAATTTAAGATCAAATTCATTAGAGGGAGACCTGCTAAAATTATTGAAGATGAGAAGACTAAGAATCTAATAATAGCCTACGAAGATACTCTAAAAGGTACTATAGAGAAGATAGAAGCTGACATGGTAGTTCTAGCTCTAGGAATAGTACCCAATACTCCAGCATTCCTAGCTGATCTAGGACTTGTAGAGGGTGGAAGACCTAAAACATTAGATCCTCAGGATCCTATAGCTACCCCTATTGAAGGGATATACATGGCTGGAACGATTACAGGACCTAAAGATATCCCGGATTCTGTAGCTCAGGGTAGTGCGGCAGCTGTTAGAGCGGCTACATATGCTATCAGCAGGAGGGAGGTGGCGGCTTATGCCCGATGA
- a CDS encoding MFS transporter has product MAVSRDLRLVIVVSLISSVVSGFLWSVNAPYLRQLGVQASAYGFLSGLSLLLSLLATVVSGWLSDFIEARKVLMFSLFLWGFSLILLSLGEIFMVYAYFLLGGLALGLSNVSGLVLVTRVAGGRSFDQVFPYISAVSSVGVGLGSFGGWIPLLMEEIYGFRLVEAYRIVIAFLGVVLPVSSIPLLYMIRERSAGGGGWKYSDDPESIVEKPATLRMLLGLLFKLVIVNAVVSFGAGMSIHIIDYYFVLKFNASSGDLGLVFGVQNLIMGFLMLLTPRFSIAVGGPLRAYMIIASPSILLMLAMTFSRSYLEASLLYIVRTVLMNVANPLYQAFEMSVIPSRYRGRGASLISVAWQIPAGVGRVVGGVLMEVYLEAPLIFTSMLYSVAFILLPLFFPDQVLKRFGGGRGRGF; this is encoded by the coding sequence TTGGCGGTCTCCAGAGATCTGAGGCTTGTAATAGTTGTGAGTCTGATATCTTCCGTGGTATCTGGTTTTCTGTGGAGTGTTAATGCTCCGTATCTCAGGCAGCTGGGTGTTCAAGCTTCAGCTTATGGGTTTTTAAGTGGTTTGAGTTTGCTGCTCTCTCTGCTTGCTACAGTGGTTTCTGGATGGCTTAGTGATTTTATTGAGGCTAGAAAGGTTCTAATGTTCTCTCTATTTCTATGGGGTTTTAGTCTTATTCTCCTGTCTTTGGGAGAGATTTTCATGGTCTATGCTTATTTTCTTCTGGGAGGGCTAGCTCTAGGGCTTTCAAATGTTTCAGGTCTTGTGCTTGTCACTAGAGTGGCTGGAGGTAGAAGTTTTGATCAGGTTTTTCCATATATTTCAGCGGTATCATCTGTAGGAGTAGGTCTTGGATCTTTTGGAGGATGGATACCTCTGCTTATGGAGGAGATCTACGGGTTCAGACTTGTGGAGGCTTATAGAATTGTCATAGCATTTCTAGGAGTGGTTCTTCCGGTTTCTTCTATACCTCTTCTCTATATGATTAGAGAGAGATCTGCTGGTGGTGGAGGGTGGAAGTATTCTGATGATCCTGAGAGTATTGTGGAGAAGCCTGCTACTTTGAGAATGCTTTTGGGATTGCTTTTTAAGCTTGTGATTGTGAATGCTGTGGTGAGTTTTGGAGCTGGCATGTCTATACATATTATAGATTATTATTTTGTTCTCAAATTCAATGCATCAAGTGGAGATCTAGGGCTTGTATTCGGGGTACAGAATCTTATAATGGGATTTCTAATGCTTTTAACACCTAGGTTTAGTATCGCGGTTGGAGGTCCTCTGAGAGCTTATATGATTATAGCATCGCCAAGTATTCTATTGATGCTTGCGATGACTTTCTCAAGAAGTTATTTAGAAGCATCTCTACTGTATATTGTGAGAACAGTTCTAATGAATGTTGCAAATCCGCTCTATCAGGCTTTTGAGATGAGTGTGATACCTAGCAGGTATAGAGGTAGGGGGGCTTCTCTGATTAGTGTTGCGTGGCAGATTCCTGCTGGAGTGGGTAGAGTTGTTGGAGGTGTTCTGATGGAGGTGTATCTGGAGGCACCGCTTATCTTCACGAGCATGCTCTATTCGGTGGCATTTATATTGCTTCCTCTCTTCTTCCCAGATCAGGTTTTGAAGAGGTTTGGAGGGGGTAGAGGTCGAGGTTTCTAG
- a CDS encoding Ni/Fe hydrogenase subunit alpha, which yields MSSFRMRKIVIDPITRLEGHGRIIAILDEKGDCIRAYLQVPELRGFEKFLEGRPAEDAPVITPRICGVCPTAHHMASTKALDDLFHVDPPIAAKKIRELAYNIFMLEDHALHFYVLAGPDFIVGPEAPKEERNIVGVLKKVGALGYKIVSVRRKFRKLNEKIMGKTIHPPFGRPGGISKPLEPEVVKELRESVNEAIEIAITTHKIFKSIVLGDPSIYKLVTSDVYRHETYYMGLVDDKNRLNFYDGKLRIIDPRGREYAKFDVHEYLNYIAEHIEPWTYIKFPYLKPIGWKGFVEGPDSGILCVAPLARLNVSDSMATPMAQQAFEEMYETLGEKPAHYTLAMHWARVVEIIYAAERIKELAEDPDIESREVLNIPTKTPGPTGIGVVEAPRGVLIHHYESDERGILRKANLLVATQFNAARINMSIDKAARALIKGGDVREGLLNMVEMAFRAYDPCHACGTHALPGELKIVVELYNERGELLGKKYLRD from the coding sequence GTGTCTAGTTTTAGGATGAGGAAGATTGTAATAGATCCTATAACAAGACTTGAAGGTCATGGGAGAATTATAGCTATCCTTGATGAAAAAGGAGATTGTATAAGAGCTTATCTACAGGTACCAGAGTTGAGAGGATTTGAGAAGTTCTTAGAAGGTAGACCTGCTGAGGATGCGCCAGTGATAACTCCTAGAATATGTGGTGTATGTCCTACAGCACATCATATGGCTTCTACTAAGGCGTTAGATGATTTATTCCATGTAGATCCTCCGATTGCAGCGAAGAAGATCAGAGAACTTGCATATAATATCTTCATGCTTGAAGACCATGCTTTGCACTTCTACGTGCTTGCAGGACCGGATTTCATAGTAGGTCCAGAAGCTCCTAAAGAAGAGAGGAATATAGTTGGTGTTTTAAAGAAAGTTGGAGCTCTAGGATATAAGATAGTGAGTGTTAGGAGGAAGTTTAGAAAGTTAAATGAGAAGATTATGGGTAAAACAATCCACCCACCTTTTGGTAGACCTGGTGGTATATCGAAACCTTTAGAGCCGGAGGTGGTTAAAGAGCTGAGAGAATCTGTTAATGAAGCAATAGAAATTGCAATAACAACGCATAAGATCTTTAAGAGTATTGTCTTAGGTGATCCAAGCATATATAAGCTTGTAACAAGCGATGTTTATAGACATGAGACTTACTATATGGGCTTGGTAGATGATAAGAATAGATTAAACTTCTACGACGGCAAGCTTAGAATAATAGATCCTAGGGGGAGAGAATACGCTAAATTCGATGTCCACGAATACCTCAACTACATAGCTGAGCATATAGAGCCGTGGACATATATAAAATTCCCATACTTGAAGCCGATTGGATGGAAAGGTTTCGTCGAAGGACCTGATAGTGGAATACTATGTGTAGCACCTCTAGCGAGATTAAATGTCTCAGATTCTATGGCAACTCCAATGGCTCAGCAAGCTTTCGAGGAGATGTATGAGACTCTAGGTGAGAAACCAGCGCATTACACTCTGGCAATGCACTGGGCTAGAGTGGTAGAGATTATATATGCTGCTGAGAGGATTAAAGAACTTGCTGAAGACCCGGATATTGAGAGTAGAGAGGTGCTTAACATACCGACTAAGACTCCAGGTCCTACAGGTATTGGTGTTGTTGAGGCTCCTAGAGGAGTTCTCATACACCATTATGAGAGTGATGAGAGAGGTATTCTGAGAAAAGCTAATCTACTAGTAGCTACACAGTTTAATGCTGCGAGAATAAACATGTCTATAGATAAAGCTGCGAGAGCATTAATTAAGGGTGGAGATGTTAGAGAAGGCCTCCTCAATATGGTTGAGATGGCTTTCAGAGCCTACGATCCATGTCATGCATGTGGAACTCATGCATTACCAGGTGAGTTAAAGATCGTGGTAGAACTCTATAATGAGAGAGGAGAGCTCTTAGGAAAGAAGTATCTTAGAGATTAG
- the hypA gene encoding hydrogenase nickel incorporation protein HypA, producing MHEWAIAESIVRYIVNNYRGRTIVGVTIAVGRLQNIDKDILVFNVKELLRIEGFREVEVKVRDIGISLRCRFCNYEWSVNPEDLGEDISEMIHFIPESIHAYVKCPKCNSRDFEIVSGRGVYIEEIVEVIET from the coding sequence ATGCATGAATGGGCTATTGCAGAGTCTATAGTGAGATATATTGTTAACAATTATAGAGGTAGAACCATCGTAGGGGTGACAATCGCTGTAGGAAGACTTCAGAATATAGATAAAGATATTCTAGTATTTAATGTGAAAGAATTGCTGAGGATTGAGGGTTTTAGAGAAGTTGAGGTCAAGGTAAGAGATATAGGTATAAGTCTTAGGTGTAGATTTTGTAATTATGAGTGGAGTGTAAATCCTGAAGACCTAGGTGAAGATATCTCTGAAATGATACACTTCATACCTGAGTCTATACACGCCTATGTTAAGTGTCCTAAATGTAATTCTAGAGATTTTGAAATAGTTAGTGGGAGAGGTGTTTATATAGAGGAGATTGTTGAGGTTATAGAGACATGA